TGCCGAGCGCCTCGCCGCCGCGCTCTACGAGCGGGGCGTACGGGAGGACAGCGCCGTCAGCTGGATTCTCCCAACCGGCTTCAACGCCCTCGTCCTCCTCGCGGCGCTCTCGCGCCTCGGTGCCGTGCAGAATCCAATCATTCCGATCTATCGCGGACGCGAAGTCTCCCACTGCCTGCGTCAGACCGGTGCGCAGCTTCTCATCGTCATCGAGCAGTTCCGTGGCTTCGACTATGCAGGGATGGCAAGCGAACTGGCCGAGAAGATCGAGGGCCTCGACGTGCTCGTCGCACCCAACGAGGCGTGGGAACCCCAGCTTCCAGCCGGGACCGGGGAACTCCCGCCCGCGCCAAGCGCCGGAAACAAACTTCGCTGGATCTTCTACACCTCGGGCACGACGTCGGAACCCAAGGGCGCCCGCCACACCGACAAGGGCTTTCTGGCCGCCTCCTTCGGCCTGGCCGTCGCGATGGGGCTATCGCCCTCGGATCGCATCGGTCTCGTCTTTCCGGTCACGCACCTCGGTGGCGTGAACTCGCTCGTCGCGGCGCTCTCGACAGGCGCGAGCCATCTGATCGTCGAGAGCTTCGATCCTCCGACGACGATTCCCTTCCTGGGCAAGCACGGGGTAACCCATGCCGGTGCCGGAACGGCATTCCATCGCATGTACCTGGAGGCCCAACGCAAACAGGGAGACACGCCGATCTTTCCGGACATCCGCGTCTTCCAGGGCGGCGGAGCCCCGAAACCGCCGCCTCTCCACTACGCGCTCAAGGAGGAGTGCGGTGCAGGCATCCTTTCCGTCTACGGGATGACCGAATGCCCGGTCCTGGCCCTCGGCCGCTTCGACGATCCCGACGAGCAACTCGCCACGACCGAGGGGCGGCTCAACCTGCCGGAGACCGAACTCAAGATCGTCCAGGCCGACGGCTCTCTCGCTGCGATTGGCGTGGAGGGCGAGCTTCGCGTTCGGGCGCCGCAGCTCTTCCTCGGCTATCTGGACGAAGCGCTGAACGCCGAGGCGTTCGATGACGAGGGTTTCTACCGCACCGGGGATCTCGGCTTCATCGACGAGAAGGATTGCATCACCGTCTCGGGACGCCTCAAGGACGTCATCATCCGCAAAGGCGAGAACATCAGCGCGCCGGAGGTCGAAGGCCTCCTCCTCGAGCAGCCGAAGCTCGCCGACGCCAGCGTGATTGGCATCCCCGACGAGGTCCGAGGCGAGATGGTCTGTGCCGTGGTGGTGCTGCGCGAGCCCACGGAACCGCTCGCCTTCGAAGAGATGGTCGACTACTTGCGCGGCAAGGAGTTGATGGTGCAGAAGATTCCGGAACGGCTGGAGACCGTAGAAGCATTGCCGCGCAACCCGAGTGGAAAGGTCCTCAAGCGGGAACTGCGCAAGCAGTTCGCGGCAACGGACTGACTGTAGAC
The window above is part of the bacterium genome. Proteins encoded here:
- a CDS encoding AMP-binding protein translates to MNPRAEGVRTVTNLIRTDTLWELIEARAEATPEGLFGLDEAGREMTFAGYREAAERLAAALYERGVREDSAVSWILPTGFNALVLLAALSRLGAVQNPIIPIYRGREVSHCLRQTGAQLLIVIEQFRGFDYAGMASELAEKIEGLDVLVAPNEAWEPQLPAGTGELPPAPSAGNKLRWIFYTSGTTSEPKGARHTDKGFLAASFGLAVAMGLSPSDRIGLVFPVTHLGGVNSLVAALSTGASHLIVESFDPPTTIPFLGKHGVTHAGAGTAFHRMYLEAQRKQGDTPIFPDIRVFQGGGAPKPPPLHYALKEECGAGILSVYGMTECPVLALGRFDDPDEQLATTEGRLNLPETELKIVQADGSLAAIGVEGELRVRAPQLFLGYLDEALNAEAFDDEGFYRTGDLGFIDEKDCITVSGRLKDVIIRKGENISAPEVEGLLLEQPKLADASVIGIPDEVRGEMVCAVVVLREPTEPLAFEEMVDYLRGKELMVQKIPERLETVEALPRNPSGKVLKRELRKQFAATD